DNA sequence from the Marinilongibacter aquaticus genome:
TTGAAATTCCTTTTGTTGTATAAGTATTCTCTCTACAGGAGTCCACGAATATGACCCGCCGAAATAAGTCATTGGAATATTCCCTGAAAAAGCGTTGCTTTTTCCCGTAAACAAATCTCTATCTAAAGGGTCATCAATACTATTCGTTTCATTATAATCAACGGAATTCACCGTTAATCCTGCCTCGCTGGTAAGTCCTATTACCAAATTAAAGGTTCCGTAAAAATGCCATCCTTTATCTACACCTTTATTAATCCTAACTGCCGATAACTCGAAGCCGATCCCTCCCCCTAAGGCATAATTGCCACCAAAACTTATCGCATTTGCATCGCTCTCGGTTGACATTGCATTTGACCAGGTATCAATAAGACCAGGAGCGGTAGCCGTCACCAACGCCCCAGTCATCACCCCAAATTCAGAATTGGAAGTAGAAGTATGCTCTTTCTTATTATTTATAGCCCAAACTCCATCATCGCCTTGTTCAATTTTATTCCGTCTAAACCAACCGGTTTTAATGTTGTTTTGCCTGGCATAGTCCTTGGCTTCATCTTCTGTATCAAAAGCCCCGTCAGGGGCTATTCGATTTATTGGGTTATTCTGTACAAAGTTATACGGTGTCAGCCAGTTGCGTTGGTCCGCCATCGGATCGACCTGAACAAATCGGCCAAAGGAAGGGTCGTACCACCTGAAACCCTATTCATACAGGTTTATGTTCTTGAAAAGATTGGGCTTGCTGTCAATAAGAAAGGAAAGGGGCAAATTTGTGGGTTGGTTCAAAGTCAGCCCCTCAGCGGAGTCCCTTACGGAGAACTGCTGGGGGAAACCCAAAACAGGCCAAACAGAATATATATTTTTTGTTTATCCATGTGTGTTGTTTCTTTAACTCCATGGAATACCTGACGGAGATTCTGAGGAGTAAAGTCCTTTTTAAATTTCCTGCCATACCCTAAAACTTAATTGGTTCTATGCCCAGGGCTTGATATATGTCTGTTATTGGCTCATAAGGCACTACTTCCGTTTTCAGCATCGCTTTATTAATGATGGGATCCGATACATCTACCTCATACCCATACAGACTGGCCAGTTTGGCTATTGCCGTGCTTTGTTCATCATAACCCGCAAAAGTCCATTTGTCATAGCCGCCTTTCACATAGAGCTTTTTGGCATGTCCCAAGGCTTCATTGATCAAGGCCTCATCCTCATAAATCAATCCGGCCACGGCATAATCATACCCTCTAGCCCAACGGTCAGCCTTTTTGTGGGCATCATTAAGCAATTCTTTGGCTTTCATTTTTTCTCCCTTTACGAAAGCCTGAAAGGCCAGAGCCACTTTGCGGCTAGCGGATGGCGTGGAGTCACCTTTTAGCTTATGTACCTCTTCAATCTGCCGGTGAAAAAGCTGCATGTTGTCGGACAACAGCATAAATAGGGGATCAACAATCAATTGCCCGGCAAGGTTTGGGTCGTTCAATGTGAACTGGGGATAATCACCCCTGAAAATACGCCACCGCAAAAAAGCAACCTGACCCACTTTATCGTAATAAAATTTAGACTTTAAAGAATTTTCAGGATCCAGAATCAATTCGCCACGAGCCAGCTGGCTATATGAATCCAATATACCCAACAAAACACGCAGGGTAGTCGAGTTGGGTATTCGCTTTACTGCCTCTTCAATGGAGGTTAATAATTCTTCTTCACGTTTTTCATTAAATAATTCGTGCACCTTTTTAATCAACTAATTTTAAAACATTCATTTGTCCCTCTGTCGAGTCTCCGTAAGGGACTCGGCAGGGGAAGATCAGGGGATAATAGGTGTCCTTGTCTCCTCCAACGGTAAATGTGCCCGTGTAAAGGGTTTTGCTTTGGGTCTGTTCGCTGCCTACCATCTGGGCCTGGGCTATAGTGGCCGTGAAGAGCAGTAAAGGGATAATTAGTTTATTTCGCATGGTTTTGAAGATTAGGGCAAAGCCAATAAAACGACAATCTACGGAGGAATGCATTTCGGGCATATGTTTAAACCCGAAATGCTATTCCATATTGGAATAGTGTGGCCCGATAAGATTTTGCCCTGTGCATCGGAGAACCGCTGGGGGAGCGGAAAGGCATTTTTGCCAATTCTCGGCGGGCGAAAGAAGGTCTCTTTTATTTTACCAAAATAGATTTTATTGGTTGGGAACCTTTCGCTAATTTCTCGAATATATACTCAAGGCCAAACTCCCCGGAACTGCCCGTGTCCATTGAAATGGTGATTTTCTTTGTGGCACGCGTATGGCCCTTGGTCATGTCGAAACTGTGTATAAGCCCCTTCTCGGCATGCTCGCCTGCCAGTACCTTCTGGTTGAACTCATCCACTATTGCCGAGAAACCCCGGAAAAAGTTCTCTATATCTTCCTTGCTTTGTGTTTCGGTAAACGCGATGTCAACCTCCACATCGATTCCATGCGAATGGATTTTCACCCCAAAGCGATAGTCCGGTATTACCCGTATCTTCCGCTGGGACAGATATGCCCGCATTGTTTTTTCGGCGGATTCCTTTTGCCCAGGGTCAAACTCCAATGAAAACTCCAATGACCCGGGCTCAAAATCGTCACGGCAATCGACTGGCCCTTGCCCCTTTGTGTTTTCCGCATAGAGCCTGCAACGAAAGCTAAACATGCTCCAATATCCAAAACTACATTTCACGCCCTTTTCGTCGATACGAATGGGCAGCTCTTCAAACAGGAAATATACCTGCTTCCACACCAGCAGTTCGCCAAATGTATCCTGTGCGATTTTTTTCAACTGCCTGTACAGCTCGGTTTCAAACACTTTTGAAGGGACAATTCTGTAAAAATTATCCCCTTCCCAACAGGGATAACCATGAACCATGTTCTTCATATTCAATCTTGTCTAGACTTTATTGTTTCCACTGCGGCATAAACCACTATTGTGCATATGGTGGCCTGCACCGCTGCTACAGGCCCCAATGTGCCGCCAGTGGCCAAAAGATACAAGGTACCCGTGGCCAGCCCTGCACAGGCTGCGGCGGCTATTTGCTTCTGTTTCGCAGGATTTTCCAGTTCTTCATACATTCTCTTTATCATGGTCTCCAGTTTCCTTTTCACAGGAAAGGCCACGGGTTCAACGTCCTCGGGAGGATTGCCGGGATCTCTATTCTTGAAATCGTAAACAATCACGCCAGGCTCGATCCTTCGGGTTATCAAATATACTGTGGGATCAAATGGCCAGTCAATATTACGAGTAGAATAATTAATGCCCTTTGCCCAATTCCCTTCGCAGAATTCATTGGCCTTATCTACATATGTCCCGACTTCTTGCGAGCCCCTTTCAATTTCATTTACAGATTTTACTTCAAAAATTTCGCCGCTAAACCTATTTGCAAAGTCATGAAACCCATTCCCATTGCTGGTTCGGGTGGGTTTTGTGATGTTTTCTGTCTCATTTCCTTTCGGGCTGTTGCCGAATAAAGGTGTGAGATCAATTAATCCCTGAAATTAAATTTATTACTTTTAATTTTTTAGAGTAGAGTTTATTCAGGAACACCTTCAGAATGGAGTTGTTGTGCAAAATGTTGTTTCAGGAGCCATAAAAAAAGGAGTTACATTTCTGTAACTCCTTTTTTTTCAGTGTGGGAGTTGAGGGATTCGAACCCCCGACCCTCTGCTTGTAAGGCAGATGCTCTGAACCAACTGAGCTAAACTCCCGTCGTTTGGGAGTGCAAAGATGTAGCCAAGTTTTATTTCCTGCAAGTATTTGTGAAAAAAAATATGAAAAATTATTCGTGTTCAAGGCGGCGTCAAAACTATGGCTTGGGAGGGAGTCTTGTAAGGGCTTATTGAGTAGAAGATTGTAAAAAAAATGGGCGGGTCGCATTTCAGCGACCCGCCCATTAAGTCTAAAGTATTTTTGTGCGATTAGGCGTATACATTCAATGTGGATACCACTTCGCGAACACCGATGAGCATCATGTTGCCCAGATGCGTGGCCACAGCTTCTTCGAAGCCAGTCAGGTGGGTGAGGTCAATTTCCCAGAACTCTTCGTTGCTCAGGGTGCGGTGTACAATTTCTTTGACGTCGTTACTTTGCCACACTTCATAAAACCAGGCGGCTTGGTCGTCGTTGATCAGGTATGCTGTGCCCTCGTTTTCGCCGTAATATTTTCCGTCTTGCTCTTTTGTGGCTTTCATGAAAAAGATGTAGGCGGCCATTCCACGGGCAAAATAGTGGGGTACGCTTTCGAAAATATCGTAATAGCTCATTAAAAGAGGTATCGCCCGCATTTTTATCTTGGCCGTGTATTGGAAAGTAATGCTCAACCATTTGTGGTCGAGATAAGGGTTTCTGAAACGGTCGATAATGTCTCTGCCGTAACGTTGAACGACTTTCGAATGGATCTTCGGATCAACCGATGGGGCCATTTCCGTAAGCATCAAAATGGTGATGTATTTGTCCATCATGGGGTCGGCCATGGCATCCTTCACGGTTTCGAAACCAGAAAGGTAACAAATGCCCGACATCATGATGTGCGGGGCATTCAGCATTCTGAGTTTCAACTCGCGGTATTGTGTAATTTTCTTTTGGATGATCACACCCGGATCTCCGTCCGCAAAAGAAAGTCTTTCTTCAATTTCGTCGTCGCCTTCAATGGCCCACAATTTATAGGCTTCAGCCTTAATAAGCAGCCCGTCTTCGTAGCCGAGTTCGTGGTAAAGCTCTTTCAGTTCGTCGTCTTTAGGTTTGCCGGGCACGATACGGTCGACAAGCGAGCTGCAAAACTTGTTCTCGTCTTTTACCCAAGCGGTAAAGGCCTCGTCCATTTTATGCTCTTTGATGTGCTTCATCACCACACTCTTCAAAATCTGGCCGTTGTCGACCAAGAGTTCGGTGGGGACAACGATCACGCCAGGCTTGCCAGCGTCAAATCTTCTTTTCAACCAGGCCACCAACTTGCCCGGGTAGGTTTTGGGGCTGCTGCCGTCTTCAAATGATTCGGTTTCGTATTCCAGTCCAACTTCTGTGGTGTTGCTGATCACCAAATCGATATTTTCATTCTCCGCGGTTTTCAATATTTCTTCCCATTGGTTTTCGGCCGTGAGCACACGGCTAATTGCGGAAACCACCACGTTTTTGTGCACCACTTCGGCCTTTTCAATCCCACGAACACAGCAGGTGTACAAGTGGTCTTGATTTACAAATGCATCGATATTTGTGCCCATGGATTTTACCACCACAATGCTCCCTCGGAAAAAGCCATTTTTGTTTGCTTTGTCGATCACAAAATCGCAGAGGCCACGCAGCAGAACACCAGTGCCAAATTGAAGTACGCGTTCGGGAAATTGATGTGTTCTAGGGTGGGTTGATTCAGAAAGGGTCATAATTCAGATGCTTTAAAATGAGACCGTAATATTACAAAGGATTTGACGATTTAAGTAGTAAAAAAGGGGCTTATTTCCAATTCAAAGCTCGTGGATTTAAGGGCTTTAAAGTCGGCGGGGGCGGGTTAAAAAGTGTTAAATGTGGATTCTGTACTTTTATTTCGTATAATTTCACGCCTATTTTAAAGAGATCATGAGGAATTTTAGATACATAATCGCCTTGATGACGGTGGCCTTCCTTACGCTGATTGCCTTTCAGTGGTATTGGATAGAGAATGCGATCTCTGTGAAACGAGAACAGTTTGATCGTAAAGTGCAGGAGGCTCTGAGCCAGACCGTCAAGAAAATAGAAAAGCAAGAAGTGATTTTCTTGGCTAAGAAGAGGCTCAAAGAGCAGGAAAACAGAACCTTGGCTTCTTTGGCCGAGCAGCCAAAAACCAAAACGGTTGTGAAGAAAGTGCGACGGAAGGTGCCAAAGAAAAAGGAGCCGCCGCAAGAAGACTTCAGGCAAGCTTTGGCCTCAAATGTGCGAAGGGGTTTGTATGCCTTCGACTCTTCAGCAAGCGACAAGGTGAGGGTCCGCGATGTGGCCGGGCTGCAAGGGTTCGAAATGCCGGCAGGAAATGTCGATTTCCATGCGGGCGAAGAGCGTCGGATGCCCGATAACCGCCTTCAGTTTTTCAAAGAAATGATGCGGGAGCAAAACCGCATGATGCAGCAGTTTGGTCAAAGGGCAGGGGATTTGATGGCCCAAGACCGCGAAATTCAGGAGATATTCGAGATGCTCGACAATGAGCTGGCTTTTGTGGCTGGCCCCAATGGCACATTGGTCATTCCGGGCGAAGATTTGATTGGCGGCAATGTGACCATCCAATTGAATGTGCAGAGTGTCGAACCGCCGCAAAACATCAGGCCGCATTTTAGCTATGGCGATTCTTTGCCTTATAGGCCAGAAGCTCCGCTTGTGCGGGGTTTCTCGAAGGTTATTCCGTCGCAGCAGCCCGTGGCTCGTGCATTTCGGTCGAAGGATAGCGTGAAAAATGTGAGGCAGAATGAGGTGGCCAAGGCGAGGAATGTGTCGAAAAGGCCGCCGAAGCCAAAACAAGAAGAAGAGTACGAATGGGTTGAAGTGGAAGAAGAGGTGCCCGTGGAAGAGGTGAACAAGCAAAATAAGGTGGCTTTGATAAAGGATGTCTTCACCGATTTCATGCAAGGCGAAAGGAATATTTATGACCGTTTGAACCGCGAAATGGTGGATACGCTCTTGGCTCAGGAATTGAAAAGCCAGGGTGTGGGCATCCCGTTTGAATACGGTGTGAAAGACAAGAGCAATATTGTGTTTGCAAGCTATGGGCTGAATTCAGATCCCGGGTTGATCGGCAAAGCGTACAATGTGCGTCTTTTTCCCAACGACAGCCAGATTCACAACCAATGGCTTTATGTGTACTTTCCCGAAAAAGACAACTTTATACTTTCCAATATGTGGACGGTCTTCGGAAGTTCAATCTTTTTGATTCTGATGATCGGAGGCATTTTTTACACTTCGGTACGCACCATGTTGAGGCAAAAGAAATTGTCGATTATCAAAAACGATTTCATCAACAACATGACGCATGAATTCAAAACGCCGATTTCGACTATCTCTTTGGCTGTTGAGGTGCTGAAGGACAGGAGCATCAGTCGTGATCCGGAGAAATATTTGAATATCATACGAGACGAAAACAAAAGACTCGGCTCGCAAGTGGAAAAGGTATTGCAAATGGCGGTTTTAGATAAAGGAGAAATGAACCTGAATTTCAAAACTGTGAATTTGCATGAAGTAATTGAGCAATTAAGCCAAAACCTTGGCGTTCAAATTGAAAATAAGGGCGGCCATTTGTCTTTGGATTTGGAAGCCGAAAACGCCAATATCGAAGCCGATGAGGTGCATTTGACCAATATTGTGTACAACTTAATCGACAATGCGATAAAGTACACACCCGAAGATCCGTGCATCGAGATTGCTACGCGAAATATAGCTTCGGGAGTAGAATTGAGCGTGAGCGACAATGGTCGTGGCATGAGCAAAGAGCAATTGAACCATATTTTTGAGAAGTTCTATCGCGTGTCCACGGGCAATGTGCACGACGTGAAGGGCTTTGGGCTAGGTTTGAGCTACGTGAAGAAAATGGTTTACCTTCATCGGGGCGAAATAGATGTGAGAAGTAGGCTGGGCGAGGGCACGACTTTTGTCTTGCGTTTCAACCACGAACAAAATGGATAAGCAAAACAAAAAATGAACAAAAAATTACGCATTCTGCTCGCCGAAGACGACCCGAATCTGGGATTGCTTTTGCAGGAATACCTGACTGCGAAATCGTATGAAGTAGAATTGGCCAAAGATGGGAACGAAGGCTTGGATATTTTTCTTTCGGCAGACAAATTCGACATGTGTATTCTCGATGTGATGATGCCCAAAAAGGACGGTTTTTCTTTGGCCAAGGAGATTCGGCTTAAAGACGCTTTGGTGCCCATAATATTTCTTACGGCCAAATCAATGAAAGAGGATACCATCCAAGGGTTTAAGTCGGGTGCCGACGATTACATGACCAAGCCCTTCAGCATGGAGGAGTTGCTGATGCGAATGGCGGCGATTTTTCGTCGTGTCAACCAGGATGAGACCGAAGAACAGCCCACCGAATTCAAGATTGGGGAGTATACATTCGATTCGTCGACCCAGCAATTGCAGTTGAATGGCAATTGTCAGAAATTAACGACCAAAGAGTCGGAACTGTTGAAGCTTTTTTGCCAAAACTTGAATAAGCCCGTGAGCCGGAGTTTGGCTCTGAAGCTCATTTGGGGCGACGACAGCTATTTCAATGCCCGCTCAATGGATGTGTATATCACGAAATTGCGAAAGCATTTGAAAGAAGATGAGCATTTGCAGATTTTAAATTTGCACGGCGAAGGTTTTAAGCTGATCCACAGTTGAGAATCAAACGGGCCGTTAAGAGCAAATTCTAATAAGAAAATTCAGTTTTAAGCCGTCAAATTGACAATAATAGTTGTAAATTTGCAGCCATTATTTAATTTACAAAGACCTTACACTTCGAATGGCAGGATTCTTTAGCTTTCTGACAAGCGACATCGCAATTGATCTTGGTACAGCCAATACCTTGATCATTCACAACGACAAAATTGTAGTAGACGAACCTTCGATTATTGCCTTGGATAAGGTGTCGGGAAAAGTCTTAGCCATTGGTCATAAGGCCATGCAGATGCATGAAAAAACCAACGAAAACATCAAGACCATCCGTCCATTGAAAGACGGTGTGATTGCGGACTTTACCGCTGCGGAATTGATGATCAGAGGTTTGATAAAAATGATCAAAACCAACCGAAGCTGGTTTTTCTCGCCTTCGCACCGCATGGTGATCTGTATTCCTTCTGGAATTACCGAAGTGGAAAAACGTGCGGTGAAGGATTCGGCAGAACATGCAGGAGCCAAAGAAGTGTACATGGTGCACGAGCCAATCGCTGCGGCTATCGGGATAGGAATAAACATTGAACAGCCGAATGGTTCGATGATTGTCGATATCGGAGGGGGGACCACCGAGATCGCCGTCATTGCTCTGTCAGGAATAGTGTGCGAAGCTTCTGTGCGAATTGCTGGTGATTTGTTCACACGGGATATTGTCGATTACATGCGTCGTGAGCACAACCTGCTGATTGGTGAGCGTTCGGCCGAGTCGATTAAAATTCAAGTCGGTGCTGCTTTGCCCGACCTTGATGACGCTCCTGCGGATATCGAAATCCGTGGCCGCGATTTGATGACCGGTATTCCGAAAGAAATTAAAGTAACGTACAGTGAAATCGCCTATGCCTTGGACAAGTCGATTTCAAAAATCGAAGAAGCGATAATGCGTGCTCTTGAAATGTCGCCGCCCGAACTTTCTTCGGATATCTACGAAAACGGAATTTTCCTTACTGGAGGTGGAGCACTTTTGCACGGTCTGGATAAGCGTTTGGAGATCAAAACGAAGTTGCCAATTCATGTGGCCGAAGATCCACTTAAAGCCGTTGTTCGCGGTACGGGCGAAGTGTTGAAAAACCTTGAGAAGTTTCAGGCGGTATTGGTGAATTGATAATCAGCAGAGCCTATGTCTCAATTGTTTAGGCTGCTTAATCGGGCCAAGTATTTCTTTTTATTCGTTTTTCTGGAGTTGATCTGCTTTTATTTGATCAGTAAAAGCAATGTGAAATGGGATGTGACCATGTTCAACTCATCGAATGCCGTATCGGCAAATGTGATGAGTACAACGGCTGGCATCAAGGATTATCTACATCTACGTACGGAAAACAAAAGCTTGGTGGCCGAAAACAATCAGCTGCGAAATGAGCTTATTCGTCTTGTGGAGCTGGAGAACGTGAGGCCAGATGCTTTCTACAAAGTGGATTCAGTATATGCCGATAGGTTTCAGTTCACTGTCTCTAAAGTGATAAACAGCACCACAAGTAGGGTAAAGAATTACATTACACTGGATAAGGGCATTTTGGATGGCATCGAACCGGGCATGGGGGTCATTGGGCCAAGAGGTGTTGTTGGGCAAGTAAAAGCCTGTAGCGATCATTTCTCAGTGGCATATTCCATTTTGCATGAGGATTTCAAAGTGTCGGTTGAGCTGGTAAACAACAGGCTGCGTGAAATGGAGCAAACCGCCTTGGGTTTGTGTAGTTGGGATGGCCGGTCCAGAAACTTTGTGAAATTGAATACCATTGACCGTTTTAAGCCGACTGTCAAAGGGGATAGTGTGGTCACTTCTGCTCAGAACTTGGTTTTCCCGCAAGGTGTTTTGGTTGGCCGTGTGTATTCGGTGACTACGCCGAGCAACGGGGCATTCCATGATATTGATGTGCAATTGGCCACTGATTTTGGCAGTTTGACATACGTGTATATTGTGAAAAATAGATTGTTGGAAGAGCAGTTGAGCTTAGAGGAGGGAGTTTTGCGAGATGAGTAGTCAAGATGTAATAAAGGCAATTGCTCTGGGGCTTTTCCTCATTTTTGTACAGGCTTTTTTTGTGCGAAATTTGGTGTTGTACGATGTGGCTTTCTGCTTTCTGTATATACTGGTTATTTTGTGGCTGCCCGCAGAAATGGACAGTATTTGGGTCATTCTTTTTGCTTTTGGCATTGGTCTTTTTGTCGACATGTTCTATAATACGGCAGGGATACACGCCGCGGCTTGTACATTGCTCGGCTTTTTGCGGAAACCCATTCTGAAATACGTAAGCCCATCAAGAGGCATGGAGAACGAGATTCAGAACAGCTTGGACGAGTTGGGGCACCAACGGTATTTGGTGTATATCACACTCATGGTTTTCATTCACCATACGGTCTTGTTTTTTATAGAGGCCGGGGGGCTGCATTTGGTTTTGTATACACTGATTAAGATCTTTTGCAGTCTTGTGTTTACGGTTTTGGTCATTTATTTGATCAGTATTTTTTCAGCAAATCTTTCGAAAAAAAACCAATAAAATTTTCATGCGTTTAGTGGGATTGGCCATTTTGGTAATATGGATGGCTGCGTGCAGTTCGGAAAAATTAGAAGTGGTCGATCAGAAGAAATTGGCTTTGCAAGAAGCCCACCGCATAGATTCTTTGCGGTTGGCTATCGGTGCGGATAGAAAAGCCGCAGAATTGAAAGAGCTGATCCTGTCCAAAGCCAAGCACGGTTTCAATGGCAACGCATTGGTGGCCCAAAGTGGCATCGTGCTTTTGGATACTGCGATCGGAATGGCCAGTTTTGAAGATAAAATCCCTTTGGACAGGCATTCTTCTTTTCAGTTGGCTTCTATTTCCAAGACTTTTACTGCGGTGTCCATCCTGCAATTGGTTGAAAAGGGAAAGCTAAGTTTAGACCTTACCGTGCAGGAGTATTTTCCTGAATTTCCGTATCCTGGAGTGACCATTCGGAGCCTGTTGAGCCACCGTTCTGGCTTGCCGTATTACGAATACAATTTTGAGCAAAAGGCAAGGGGAGAGCATGTTTTTCCGGATAATCAATTGCTGATGCAGTGGTTTGCCCTCGCCGACCCCAAACTGAAGGCTTTCAATTTGCCAGATCATTACTTTTCGTACAACAATACAAATTTTGCCATATTGGCGGCGATTGTCGAAAAGGTGACCAATGAAGATTTCGGGCATTATCTGAAAAAACATATTTTCCAGCCGCTTGGCATGGAAGAGTCTTTCGTGGCCAGGGGTTTGAACGAATCTTCTTTGCACAGAACTTACGGTTACCAGCGGGGCCGTCGCGTGCCTTTTGACACTTTCGATAACATTTTGGGCGATAAGGGCGTGTTTTCGAGTACGCACGATCTGTTCAAATGGTATCAAGCTTTGGCTACGGGCAAAGTGGTAAGCCGCGATTTATTGAAAGAGGCTTTTACGCCCAGAAGTTTCGAACATCCGGGTTTACGAAATTACGGATACGGGTTTCGTTTGTGGGTGAATGAAAAACAGAAAACCGACTATATCTACCATACGGGATGGTGGAAGGGCTACAATACCATTTTCTTTTTTGACCCCAAAGAAGACTTCCTGATCGTATTGCTGAGCAACAAGTACAACCGCTCGGTGTACAACATTCGCAACATAATCGAGGTGTTGCATTCGGATGAGAGGTCGACAAGCGTGGAGGAAAATATCCTTGACGATTGAATCTGATCGCCGAACGGATTTCCATCTCTTAATATTTTATGGTTTTTGGGCTTCGAGTGGCATGCTTTCCCTATGGGTGAGCTTGGCGATATTTTGCTCATGGAGGTGAATTTTTGTCTCAATACATGACATATTGTCACTAATTTGTTTTTCTCGAACTTAAAAATAAGACAAAATGGCACACTTTTCGTTTTGGTCTGTCCTTTGTTCAATTGGCATTGTAGACATTTAGAATTTAAACACTAAAATCAATATCAAAATGAACAGCTTAGTAAAATCATTTAGACCTGTAAACGCATTTCCTTCATTCTTCGACGGTTTCTTGAACGAGTTGGATCAGGCCGCCGCCCAACATTTTACTCAACAACTTCCCGCCGTGAATGTATCGCAAGATGAAGACGGCTTTAAATTGGAATTGGCCGCTCCTGGCTTGAAAAAAGAAGATTTCAATATCAAGGTAGACGGACAGACTTTGAGCGTGTCTGCGGAAAAGAAAACAGAAGAAACAGAGCAGAAGGAAAAGTATACTCGCAAGGAATTCAGCTACACCAATTTTTCGAGAAGTTTCAGGTTGCCTAAGAGTGTAGATTTGGACAAAATTGAGGCTTCGCACGAAAACGGCATCTTGTTCTTGTCCTTGCCCAAGAAAGAAGAAGCAAAGCCAAGAGAGCCTAAATTGATTACTGTGGCCTAGTTGCCATCTTTTGGGAGAGCCCTGGATCTTGAATTGTTAAACGCTTAGGAAAGAGGCAGTTCCCGTTTTGGGACTGCTTTTTTCGCGTAAAGGGCTGTTAAATAATGTTAAGTCTGGGGGTCTACGCTGAATTTTACCTCAAGACCATGCGTTAGATTGATACAAAAAAATAAATTTGTACACAGATAATAACCATTTGAATAAATCTCAGTGGATCATGAAAAACAACTTAAAAACAGTGGCCATCGCTTTAGCCTGTAGCGTGGCAACACTTGCGGGATACAAGCTTTTGGGCTTGGAAGAAAAACCCGTGATTTTCAATGAAGCAGGTTATTCTTCTAGTTCAGACAGTGTGGGGAAATTGGTGAATTTTTCCAACTTACCCGAAGGTGCTCCGGGCGACTTCACGTATGCCGCAGGCGTTTCGGCTCCAGCGGTGGTGCACATTAAGGCCACTTCGGTGAGGGCGGTTCGTCAGCAACGAATGCCTTCTATATTTGATGATTTCTTCGGCTTCGACGACGAATTTTTTGGCCAACCCAAAAGCCGTGAACAGCAGTCTTCAGGTTCGGGTGTATTGATTTCGAACGACGGATACATTGCTACCAACAACCACGTGGTAGAAGGAGCGGAAAAGCTGGAAGTGGTCACATACGACAAACAAAGCTATGAAGCCGAAGTAGTGGGGGTGGATCCCTCTACAGATATTGCCGTGATCAAGATCAAAGAAAAAGGTATGCCTTTCTTGACGATTGGAAATTCCGACAATGTGAAAGTGGGCGAATGGGTTTTGGCCGTGGGTAACCCGTTCAATTTGGAATCCACAGTTACGGCTGGGATTGTGAGTGCGATCGGACGGGATATCAGCATACTCGACCGCAGCTATGCCGAACGCGTGCAAAGAACCGGTGTAGAAGGAGACACGCCAATTGAATCATTTATTCAAACGGATGCGGCC
Encoded proteins:
- a CDS encoding serine hydrolase domain-containing protein → MRLVGLAILVIWMAACSSEKLEVVDQKKLALQEAHRIDSLRLAIGADRKAAELKELILSKAKHGFNGNALVAQSGIVLLDTAIGMASFEDKIPLDRHSSFQLASISKTFTAVSILQLVEKGKLSLDLTVQEYFPEFPYPGVTIRSLLSHRSGLPYYEYNFEQKARGEHVFPDNQLLMQWFALADPKLKAFNLPDHYFSYNNTNFAILAAIVEKVTNEDFGHYLKKHIFQPLGMEESFVARGLNESSLHRTYGYQRGRRVPFDTFDNILGDKGVFSSTHDLFKWYQALATGKVVSRDLLKEAFTPRSFEHPGLRNYGYGFRLWVNEKQKTDYIYHTGWWKGYNTIFFFDPKEDFLIVLLSNKYNRSVYNIRNIIEVLHSDERSTSVEENILDD
- a CDS encoding Hsp20/alpha crystallin family protein, translating into MNSLVKSFRPVNAFPSFFDGFLNELDQAAAQHFTQQLPAVNVSQDEDGFKLELAAPGLKKEDFNIKVDGQTLSVSAEKKTEETEQKEKYTRKEFSYTNFSRSFRLPKSVDLDKIEASHENGILFLSLPKKEEAKPREPKLITVA